From Patulibacter sp. SYSU D01012:
CTTCGCGATGACCGAGCCCGACGTCGCCTCCTCGGACCCGACGAACCTGCAGACGACGGCCGTGCGCGATGGGGACGAGTGGGTCCTGAACGGCCGCAAGTGGTTCATCACGGGCGCGGAGGGCGCCGCCTTCTCCATCGTCGTCGCGAAGACGTCGGACGAGCCCGGCAAGGGCCACCGCAACTACTCGCTGATCCTCGTCCCGACCGACACGCCGGGCTGGGAGATCGTCCGCGATCCCGACATCATCGGCGCGCACTTCGTCGGCGGCCACCCCGAGATCCGGATGACCGACGTGCGGGTGCCCGCGGCGAACCTGCTCGGGGACGAGGGCGCCGGCTTCGTCATCGCGCAGCAGCGCCTGGCGATCGGCCGGCTGGCGCACGCGATGCGCTGGATCGGCGTGTCGCAGCGCGCGCTCGACCTGACGTCGGCGCGCCTGCAGGAGCGCGACGCGTTCGGCGTGCCGCTCGCCAAGCACCAGGCGCTGCAGTTCTTCATCGCCGACAGCGCGATCGACCTGTACGCGTCGCGGATGATGGTCCTCAACGCCGCCTGGAAGGTGCAGCACGACCTGCCGCACCGCCAGGAGATCGCGATGGTCAAGACGTTCGTCGCCGAGGCGTTCGGCCGGATCCTGGACCGCGCCGTGCAGATCTACGGCTCGCACGGCGTCTCCACGGCCGACTTCCCGATCGCGCAGTGGTACGCGGACTCGCGGGCCGCGCGGATCTACGACGGCGCGAGCGAGGTGCACCGGATGACGATCGCCCGCACGCTGCTCAAGCTCGCCCGCGAGGGCGGCTCGACGGCGTCGGGCTGCGGCGCGCTGGACTGACCCGGTCCGGCCGTCCGGCGACCGCCGTCCCCTCGGCGAACGGTGGTCGCCGCGCCGCGGCCGGCGGCGGCGCGCGGGAACGCCTTGGACACGACCGCGGCGCGCCGGGGCCCTAGGATGCGGAGCCACATGACGGTCCCCGCTGAGATCTTCAAGGCCTACGACATCCGCGGCATCGCCGGGGAGCAGATCGACGCCGACGCCGCCCACCGCATCGGCCGCGCGTTCGCGCGCGTCATCGCGAAGCTGGCCGGCAAGGACGTGGCCGACGTCAGCGTGGCCGTCGGGCGCGACATGCGGCTCTCCGCGCCCGAGCTGCTCGCGGCCTACCGCGACGGCATCGTGCTCGAGGGCGCGACGGTCCTGGACCTCGGGCAGGTCGGCACCGAGATGCTCTACTGGACCGTCGGCTCGCGCGGGCTGGACGGCGGCCTGATGTGCACCGCCTCGCACAACCCGAAGGCGTACACGGGCGCGAAGCTCGTCGAGAAGGGCGCCCTGGCGCTGTCCGGCGACCGCGGCATCGGCGAGATCCGCGACCTCGTCCTCGGCGATCTCGGCGACCCCGCGTCGAGCACCCCCGGCACCGTCACCCACGAGGACGTCTACGACGCGTTCCAGCAGGCCGCGCTCGAGTTCATCGACCCGGCGAAGATCAAGCCGCTGAAGGTCGTCGTCGACGGCGGCAACGGCATGGCCGGCCCGATGGTCGGCCCGATCCTGCGCCACCTCGGGCTCGACGTCGTCGAGACGTACTGGACGCCGAACGGCGAGTTCCCCGACCACGAGCCCAACCCGCTCCTGCCCGAGAACCGCGAGTTCATCATCGACAAGGTGCGCGAGACCGGCGCCGACCTGGGCATCGCGTGGGACGGCGACGCGGACCGCTGCTTCTTCATCGACGACGAGGGCCGGTTCGTCGACGGGGACTTCCTCACCGCGCTGCTCGCCGAGGCGCTGCTCGAGAAGCAGCCCGGGTCGACGATCCTCTACGACTGCCGCGCCTCGCGCGCCGTCGCCGACACCGTCGAGGCCGCCGGCGGCACCGCGCTGATCAACCGCGTGGGCCACGCGTTCTTCAAGAGCCGCATGCCGAAGGAGGGCGCGATCTTCGGCGGCGAGGTCTCGGGCCACTACTACTTCGAGAGGTTCTCCAACGCCGACTCGGGCACGCTGCCCGCGCTGCTGATCCTGGAGCTGCTCTCGGAGTCCGGCAAGCGGCTGTCCGAGCTCGTCGGCCGCTTCCACCAGAAGTACTTCATCTCGGGCGAGATCAACTCGACCGTCGAGGACGCCGACGCGAAGATGGCCGAGATCGAGGAGCGCTACGGCGCGACGGACGCGACCATCACCCACGTCGACGGCGTGTCGGTGGACTACGAGGACTGGCACTTCAACGTGCGCAAGTCCAACACCGAGCCGCTGCTGCGCCTGTGCCTGGAGTCCCTGGTGTCCGTGGAGGACATGGAGCGCCGGCGCGACGAGGTCCTCGGCCTGATCCGGGGCTGATCACGCTCTCCCCCGCTCCCGGGCCCGGCCACCCCGCGGCGGCCGCGCTCGGGATCCATCCCATCCCGCTCCCCACGCCGTTCCCGGTGGGCCCGGTGACGGCGTGGCTGCTGCTGGGCGACCCGCTGACCCTCGTCGACGCGGGGCCCGCCAGCGCCGCCGCGCTCGTCGCGCTCGAGGACGGCCTGGCCGCCCACGGCCTGCGCGTCGCCGACCTGGAGCGCGTCGCGTTCACCCACGAGCACGCCGACCACGTGGGCCTGGGCAGCGTCGTCGCGGCCCGCTCGGGCGCGGAGACCGTCGCGATCGACGCGCTTGCCGGGCGCCTGGCCGACCCGCACGGCCACGGCGAGCGCGAGACGGCGTTCCTCGTGTCCGTCCTGGTCCGCCACGGGGTGCCGCGCGACCTGGCGGTCGCGCTGTCGGGGCCGCAGCGCCAGCAACGCGCGTGGGCCGGCGAGCCGCTTGCCGTCGACCACGCCCTGCCCTCGGGCGGAACCGTCGCGCTGGGCGGCCGCACGTGGGAGCTCGTGCTGCGCCCCGGGCACTCCCAGACCGACACGCTCTACGTCGATCGCGCCGACGGCATCGTGCTGGGCGGCGACCACCTGCTCGCCCGGGTGTCGTCCAACCCCCTGATGGCGTGCGCGCCGACGCGGCTGGCGCCCGGCGCCGGCCCCGACCCCGGCGCTGACGACCGGGTGGCGTCGCTGCCGGGGTACGTCGCCGGGCTGCGGGCGACGGCGGCCGAGGCGCCCGCGGTGGTCCTGGGCGGGCACGGCGCGGCGGTCGACGACGCGCCGGCGCTCGTCGCGGAGCGCCTGCGGGGGCACGAGCGGCGCTGGCGGCGGGTCGCGGGGCTGCTGGCCCCGGAGGGCTCGACGGCGTTCGCGGTGGCGCGCGAGATGTGGGGCGACACCGCGCTGCGGCAGCCGCTGCTCTGCGTGTCCGAGGTGCTCGGGCACCTGGACCTGCTCGCGCGCGAGGGCGGCGCGATCGCGCGCCGGGACGGCGAGGTCGAGCGCTGGACGGCCGTCGGCTGACGGCCGCCCCGGCCGCGCGTCGTCGGATCGCGCCGCGCGGCGCGGGACGCGCGCGGCCCTCGGCGGGCACGCGCGGGCCCGCGGGCTACTTCAGGCGGTAGGCGCGGATGCGGTCCGCGCGGGCGCCGTCGTTCGCGTAGACGCCCTGCGCCATCGCCTGCAGCAGCGAGAGCAGCGCGACGTGCGAGCGCACGAAGGACGGGGAGTTGCTCGAGTAGAAGAGGCTGTGCTGCGCGAGCTTCGCGGCGTCGGAGAGCGTCGCGTCGGTGATGGCGATCGTCGACGCGCGGCGGTGCCGGGCGAGCTGGAGCGAGCGGACGACGAGGGGGTGCGCGCGGCCGGCGGTGATGCCGACGAGCACCGCGTTCTCGTCCAGGCGCGCCAGACGGGCCCGGCCCTCCTGGGCGTGGCTGGCCACGATGTCCGTCGGGATCCCGAGCAGCATGAGCAGGTGGCGGAAGTACGTGCCGAAGTACGCCACCTGGTCGGCCGCGACGATGATCACGCGGTCGGCCTTCGAGATCTCGGCGACCGCCGCGTCGAGCGTGCTGCGGGAGAGCCGGCGGGCGGTCTCCTCGACGGCCAGGTGGTCGGCGGCGATCGACGCCTCGCCCGGGCTCTGGTCCAGCCCGAAGAGCGGCTCGGCGTCGCCGCCGCCGGTCGCGGCGCCGCGGGCCTCGACGCGCCGGCGGTACTCGTCGCGGGCGGCGTCCTGCAGGTCGGGGAAGCCGTGGAAGCCGAGCGCCTGGCTGAAGCGGACCACCGTCGAGCTCGAGGTGTTCGCGCGCCGCGCGAGCTCCTCGGCCGTCTGGAAGGCCACCTCGTCCAGGTGGTCGACGATGTACTGCGCGACGTCCTTCTGCGACCGGGAGAACTCGTCGAAGCGCGACTGGATGTACTCCGTGAGCGTCTGGTGGTCGACGATGGGCGCGAGTGCAGTCGTGGAAGAGGAGGCCGTGCGCTTCATGGGCGGTGAGGTGTTCGTCCCCGTGCCGCGCGTTCCTTCCCGCGAGTCTCGCCATCTCGTCCACGACGCCCCCGGGCCGGGCGCTCTGGCACCCTTCCGCGTGGCGCCCCGCGGCGCCCCGGGCCGATAGCTCAACGGTTAGAGCCGCGAACTCATAATTCGTCCGATCCGGGTTCGAATCCCGGTCGGCCCACTCGTCGCGAGGCCCTGCACCCGCCGGACAACCGTTTCGCACGCGCCGCTCCGAGGTCTGCCGTGGGAGGGCCGCGCGGCAACAGGGTGCCAACGCACGCTCCGCCGATGCGGTCGGGTCGGTGTCGTCGGACCGGCGCGGGTCGTACCGATGCGGCGGGCCGGCGTCTCGGACGCCGTCGAGCTTCCGAGACCACGAGCCGACGTCTTCCCGACTCGTCGTCCGCGTGCGGGGGACGACCTGCAGCCTCTTCTCGCATGGCCGTCCGTTCTAGCGGGCTCAAGGAGGACGAGGCGTACGCCGTTAGGTAATGGGTGACTCTTCCACGCACGCTCACAGCGGTTCTCGTCGCCGGCGGCCTCGCGGCCGGTTCGGCAGTGATGCCTCTCCCGCCCGCAGATGCCGCCCCGGCGCCCTGCGCCAAGCAGGCGAGCGCCATCGCCATCGCCAAGAAGCAGCTCAAGAAGGCGAAGACGACGAAGGCCCGGACCGCGGCAAAGAAGCGGCTGTCGAAGGCCCGTGCCGCGAAGAAGAAGTGCGACGCGGGCCTGCGGGGGCCGAGCGCTCCGGCACCGACAACTGCCCCTGCCCCCGCGCCCGCGCCCGCGCCGCCCGTGCCCGCGCCCGCCGCGGCGCCCGCCCCGGCGCCCGCTCCCGCCCCCCAGGTGCCTCTGTCCGTCACCCCCGGGACGATCCGAATCACCGACGCCTTCACCGTCACCACGGCGGCGCGTGCCGCAGCCCCTGCTGGCTACCACTACCGCATCTACGTGTCGCAGCTGCGCTCGTCGAGCTCCTCGACGTGCGCGCGCTTCGTGGTCCGCGACCTCGACGGGTCCGGTGCCGCCTGGTCGGCGGCCTTCACGCCGCGTGACGCGTCGCTTCCGATCGGCGGCTCGACGATCTGGTGCGGCGGCGCGTGGTTCGCGAGCCTCGCGCTCATCTCGGACACCGCACCGTCGGGCGACATCGGGCAGCTCATCGAGAACGTCGACTTCACGGTCTCGTTCTAGGCGATCACGTTCCCGGCGTCGGCGGTACACCGACGCCGGCTAGCCCGCTAGGCGCGCCGTGGGGCCGGGACGGGGTCGCGGCGTCGGGTTCGTCTCGGTTGCGCCGTGCCGCCTCGCTACGCGGTCAACCGCGCAGCGCAGCGCGCCTAGCCGACGCGCCGGGCGCCCCGTCGGCCGGCCCCGCGGTGTCGCCGACCAGGCCCAGCCGCACGCCGGCGTCCGCGTCCGCCATCGCGGCCTCGTACTCGGCCACGGAGCGCAGCGGGCGCATCCACGCCGGCAGCCGGTGCCGCAGCCGCGGGCGACGGCGCGCCGGCACGGGCGCGGCCTCGGGCGGCGCGACGCGCGGCCGGGCGGCGACGAGGCGCCGGTGGTCGGCGATCGCCGCGGCGAGCGGCAGCTCCTCGTCCCCCGCGCGCTCGGCCGCGATCGACGCGACGAGGTGCCGCTCCAGGATCCGCAGCTCGCGCGGCGTCGCGGGGCGCGATCCCCGCTTGGGGGCCCGGGTGAAGCGGTCCCAGGTGCGGGCGAAGGCCAGGAAGCTCGTCCGGCCGCCGTGGCGGTGCGCCGCGAGCATCGGGCAGACGCCCCCGCGGCGGTCGGTGTACGCGCCGACGATGATCGTCTCGGCGCGCACGCCCTCGAGCATCGCCTCGCGGGTGGGCAGCGGCAGCCCGTCGACGGCGCGGCGAAGGTCCTGGATGACGGTGCGGCGGCGGGGCATGGCGGCGATCGGGTCGGGGCCCGCGCGCTCCCGTAGAGTGCGCGGCGGCGACGCCGACCCACGGTAGGAGTCGTCCGGAGGAGAAGCAACGGCCCACCGCCGCTGAACGGGAGATTGCAGATGAAGCTCGGCATCCAACTCGGCTACTGGGGCCTCGGCCTGACCGCCCAGGACCAGCTCGACATCGTCCAGGAGGCCGAGCGGCTCGGCTACGACTCCGTCTTCGCGGCGGAGGCGTACGGCTCGGACGCCGTGACGATCCTCGGCTGGATCGCGGGCCAGACGGAGAAGATCCGCATCGGCTCGGCGATCATGCAGATCCCGGCGCGCACCCCGGCCATGACGGCGATGACCGCGGCCACCCTGGACAACCTCTCCGGCGGCCGCTTCATCCTCGGCCTCGGTACCTCCGGCCCGCAGGTGGCGGAGGGCTGGCACGGCCAGCGGTTCGGCAGGCAGCTCAAGCGCACGCGGGAGTACGTCGAGGTCGTCCGCAAGGCGCTGGCCCGCGAGCGCCTGGAGTACCACGGCGAGACGATCGACCTGCCGCTGCCCGACGGCCCCGGCAAGGCGCTGAAGCTGACGATCGCCCCCGTCCAGGAGCAGATCCCGGTCTACATCGCCGCGATCGGCCCGAACAACACCCGCCTGGTCGGCGAGATCGGCGACGGGCTGCTGCCGATGATGTTCTCGCCCGAGCACGCCGACGTCGCGCTCGGCTCGCTGTGGGAGGGCATCGAGAAGGCCGGCCGCCGCCGCGAGGACGTCGCGGTGTGCCCGAGCACCAACTTCCACATCGGCGACGACCCCGACGGGTCCGCCGAGGGCATGATGCGCGGCGCCGCGGCGCTGTACATCGGCGGCATGGGCTCGCGCGAGAAGAACTTCTACAACGCGGCGGTGTCGCGCTACGGGT
This genomic window contains:
- a CDS encoding acyl-CoA dehydrogenase family protein; amino-acid sequence: MSGPTAPPIDGIGFSVPSELRWVIDEVRAFVREDAIPAEAEVADPNDIAASWPVVERLRDRARERGIFSPNLPEEWGGLGIGVVGTALISQELGVSPLASLGLNVMAPDEGNMHTLIQAGTPEQQERWLRPLAEGRIRSCFAMTEPDVASSDPTNLQTTAVRDGDEWVLNGRKWFITGAEGAAFSIVVAKTSDEPGKGHRNYSLILVPTDTPGWEIVRDPDIIGAHFVGGHPEIRMTDVRVPAANLLGDEGAGFVIAQQRLAIGRLAHAMRWIGVSQRALDLTSARLQERDAFGVPLAKHQALQFFIADSAIDLYASRMMVLNAAWKVQHDLPHRQEIAMVKTFVAEAFGRILDRAVQIYGSHGVSTADFPIAQWYADSRAARIYDGASEVHRMTIARTLLKLAREGGSTASGCGALD
- a CDS encoding phosphomannomutase/phosphoglucomutase codes for the protein MTVPAEIFKAYDIRGIAGEQIDADAAHRIGRAFARVIAKLAGKDVADVSVAVGRDMRLSAPELLAAYRDGIVLEGATVLDLGQVGTEMLYWTVGSRGLDGGLMCTASHNPKAYTGAKLVEKGALALSGDRGIGEIRDLVLGDLGDPASSTPGTVTHEDVYDAFQQAALEFIDPAKIKPLKVVVDGGNGMAGPMVGPILRHLGLDVVETYWTPNGEFPDHEPNPLLPENREFIIDKVRETGADLGIAWDGDADRCFFIDDEGRFVDGDFLTALLAEALLEKQPGSTILYDCRASRAVADTVEAAGGTALINRVGHAFFKSRMPKEGAIFGGEVSGHYYFERFSNADSGTLPALLILELLSESGKRLSELVGRFHQKYFISGEINSTVEDADAKMAEIEERYGATDATITHVDGVSVDYEDWHFNVRKSNTEPLLRLCLESLVSVEDMERRRDEVLGLIRG
- a CDS encoding MBL fold metallo-hydrolase produces the protein MGPVTAWLLLGDPLTLVDAGPASAAALVALEDGLAAHGLRVADLERVAFTHEHADHVGLGSVVAARSGAETVAIDALAGRLADPHGHGERETAFLVSVLVRHGVPRDLAVALSGPQRQQRAWAGEPLAVDHALPSGGTVALGGRTWELVLRPGHSQTDTLYVDRADGIVLGGDHLLARVSSNPLMACAPTRLAPGAGPDPGADDRVASLPGYVAGLRATAAEAPAVVLGGHGAAVDDAPALVAERLRGHERRWRRVAGLLAPEGSTAFAVAREMWGDTALRQPLLCVSEVLGHLDLLAREGGAIARRDGEVERWTAVG
- a CDS encoding MurR/RpiR family transcriptional regulator, translated to MKRTASSSTTALAPIVDHQTLTEYIQSRFDEFSRSQKDVAQYIVDHLDEVAFQTAEELARRANTSSSTVVRFSQALGFHGFPDLQDAARDEYRRRVEARGAATGGGDAEPLFGLDQSPGEASIAADHLAVEETARRLSRSTLDAAVAEISKADRVIIVAADQVAYFGTYFRHLLMLLGIPTDIVASHAQEGRARLARLDENAVLVGITAGRAHPLVVRSLQLARHRRASTIAITDATLSDAAKLAQHSLFYSSNSPSFVRSHVALLSLLQAMAQGVYANDGARADRIRAYRLK
- a CDS encoding LLM class F420-dependent oxidoreductase, with the protein product MKLGIQLGYWGLGLTAQDQLDIVQEAERLGYDSVFAAEAYGSDAVTILGWIAGQTEKIRIGSAIMQIPARTPAMTAMTAATLDNLSGGRFILGLGTSGPQVAEGWHGQRFGRQLKRTREYVEVVRKALARERLEYHGETIDLPLPDGPGKALKLTIAPVQEQIPVYIAAIGPNNTRLVGEIGDGLLPMMFSPEHADVALGSLWEGIEKAGRRREDVAVCPSTNFHIGDDPDGSAEGMMRGAAALYIGGMGSREKNFYNAAVSRYGFQDAAKEIQDLFLEGKKLEAMGAIPHELLDAINLVGTREHVTERLRAYEAAGVDTLIVTPATTTRDGRIAQLRELAAAAEAV